A portion of the Perognathus longimembris pacificus isolate PPM17 chromosome 20, ASM2315922v1, whole genome shotgun sequence genome contains these proteins:
- the Fut1 gene encoding galactoside alpha-(1,2)-fucosyltransferase 1 yields MWTPSRRHLCLAFLIVCLLSAISFLHLHLDLLHNALDLSVLCPYRDLASPVAIVCMPSSPWAPNDSSPSPEHLQPLSGTWTIYPDGRFGNQMGQYATLLALAQLNGRQPFILPAMHATLAPVFRITLPVLAAEVESRTRWHHLQVHDWMSEEYSRLNEPFLKLSGFPCSWTFFHHMREQIRREFTLHDHLREEAQWVLSQFRLGPNGRHPRTFVGVHVRRGDYLEVMPDRWRGVVGDQTYLQQAMDWFRARHKDPIFVVTSNGMEWCQKNIDTSQGDVVFAGNGLERTPGRDFALLLQCNHTIMTIGTFGFWAAYLVGGDTIYLANFTLPDSDFLKIFKPEAAFLPEWVGINADLTPLRTRSYRWERLYGMI; encoded by the coding sequence ATGTGGACTCCCAGCCGAAGACACCTCTGTCTGGCTTTCTTGATCGTTTGCCTCCTGTCAGCAATAtccttcctccacctccacctaGATCTGCTTCACAATGCCCTCGACCTGTCTGTGCTGTGTCCATACCGTGACCTGGCATCTCCGGTGGCCATTGTGTGCATGCCCAGCTCACCGTGGGCACCCAATGACTCATCCCCCAGTCCCGAGCACCTTCAGCCTCTCTCAGGCACCTGGACCATTTACCCAGACGGCAGGTTTGGGAACCAGATGGGACAGTATGCTACCCTGCTTGCCCTGGCTCAGCTCAACGGTCGCCAGCCTTTCATTCTGCCGGCCATGCATGCCACCCTGGCCCCGGTGTTCCGCATCACCCTGCCCGTGTTGGCAGCCGAGGTGGAGAGCCGCACACGTTGGCACCACCTGCAGGTGCATGACTGGATGTCGGAGGAATACTCCCGCTTGAACGAACCCTTCCTGAAGCTGTCTGGCTTTCCCTGCTCTTGGACTTTTTTCCATCACATGCGGGAACAGATCCGCAGGGAGTTCACCCTACACGACCACCTTCGGGAGGAAGCTCAGTGGGTCCTGAGTCAGTTCCGTCTGGGTCCCAATGGTCGCCACCCCCGGACATTTGTGGGTGTTCACGTCCGTCGTGGCGACTACCTAGAGGTGATGCCTGATCGCTGGAGGGGTGTGGTAGGTGACCAGACTTACCTCCAGCAGGCCATGGATTGGTTTCGAGCCCGGCACAAAGACCCCATCTTCGTGGTCACCAGCAATGGCATGGAGTGGTGCCAGAAAAACATTGACACCTCCCAGGGTGACGTGGTCTTTGCTGGCAACGGGCTAGAGCGCACACCAGGGCGGGACTTTGCCCTGCTCCTGCAGTGCAACCACACCATCATGACTATTGGCACATTTGGCTTCTGGGCTGCCTACCTGGTTGGTGGGGACACCATCTACCTGGCTAACTTCACCCTGCCGGATTCTGATTTTCTAAAGATCTTCAAACCCGAGGCTGCCTTCCTACCCGAGTGGGTGGGCATTAATGCCGACTTGACTCCCCTGAGGACTCGGAGTTACCGCTGGGAGAGACTTTATGGAATGATCTGA